In the Pseudochaenichthys georgianus chromosome 1, fPseGeo1.2, whole genome shotgun sequence genome, one interval contains:
- the LOC117447634 gene encoding uncharacterized protein, producing the protein MQLHACLLLFIITTDKTLASLHPHCGGNVRVDKEPAGHINLTLPGLITDTNQSEKTLPPSNCTWTIDVPLGVTVLLKLVWLESGSSISVQCVLNEEDKVLKSGETALLSLCDGNKASFTWTGAGHSSNAFQLFYHVQENGRNSSEDNTSPHSDLLSWSESGTSFTSTAPIGQDVVSGTEGGRGRLYEGLEQSYGPQSASSPSSQDQGLLRPTSPLQGLTVAGRGDRETLPLPEEEPNNGADTSGAAHLADGKMSARERTHPYVEQALSTDTLFHTSHTPERKLHYELPRTQMALPRSSDTLHGTDKHKYTATSKLSTPTQDHLRSRVPSFTSSPPEQHSRTTWEISTIPIPRGGAVSGASVEKLPHSWRSQRSTDRLHSDLTSTVTSDPLTSSTDLQQDDSSSTHTHTDPTASLSSLQEPSRTHSSTTHTTEPDSSAGAVEAASFHLNSTDSSTSAASYVTSQTVAFEASDTFENTEMLDNLTSSTESKTNSPQRTESFTHSPSPDTSSPFTWTNKEEQTATQRNEVNTEMATNSLSSSPDFTKVHDGTLGFTDFSSSPREDLTLRDVVTDTETYTLPSTNTLLHDDSPTNSQTPVPVLSSSTSIHSSTPSNTLQTHTTFPVSSHSTHTPLSLPSITTDSAAHTLLINHKTTPIPSQTSSHTTHAQNHLPLPSSTDVPVTHKQLNNYLTTTQTSLVSLTTVKADDGKREVEVQNVSWQWVHSSTTTQTPTTQAPSWTAPYDSKENHVVFTPSVLTSVPNLSSTTSRTPKFYIVPDQPAAIKVESIELLLQILVEDSRSAFTSGLEEDTAAWVDPYLRKVPGFSRLLGVWSSGHAVQSVVEFETSGALQWLGMTGPSSLLERTGLSEALSEGRSFRSSKITNITLGGLQGDVCDWLLQCPAGYKCVIQPGTSNYSCSSVCHFDYCHHHGICTHHPGQLPVCRCLVGVDFWYMGQRCDLRMTRARLVGACLAILFVMVTMIGILALVAVRRYRAILIQAKVDQTRSSYRRFNHFDELSGRFWLRSWAGSADSLDNPAFTRSNELLHLRALDRPCCYHDDTLSLASTSASHGTRINTIYPHSSQYGWRGSEMSMGDGVLDSGKASDLSVCSWPVEPIQWTPFPLLQQLASHRTPAVRVSRPRSYCEGMELVDLGKSWTA; encoded by the exons ATGCAGCTCCACGCATGTCTGTTGCTTTTTATTATCACAACAG ATAAAACATTGGCCTCGTTGCACCCACACTGTGGGGGAAATGTCCGCGTGGACAAAGAGCCTGCTGGTCACATCAACCTCACATTACCTGGACTTATTACTGACACCAACCAGTCTGAAAAAACCCTACCACCTTCAAACTGCACTTGGACGATAGATGTTCCTCTGGGTGTGACGGTACTATTAAAGTTAGTATGGTTGGAGAGTGGTTCGAGCATATCAGTGCAATGTGTTTTGAACGAAGAAGACAAAGTCCTCAAGAGCGGGGAGACAGCTCTGCTCTCTCTATGTGACGGAAACAAAGCCAGCTTCacttggacaggagcaggacacTCTTCAAATGCATTTCAGCTCTTCTATCATG TCCAGGAAAATGGGAGGAATTCCTCGGAGGACAACACCAGCCCACATTCAGACCTTTTGAGTTGGTCTGAGTCAGGAACCAGCTTCACAAGCACAGCTCCGATTGGTCAAGATGTGGTGAGCGGAACAGAAGGGGGCAGAGGTCGTCTCTACGAAGGTCTGGAGCAGAGTTATGGGCCTCAGTCTgcgtctagtccctcctctcagGACCAGGGGCTGCTGCGCCCCACCTCACCCCTGCAGGGACTCACTGTGGCTGGGAGAGGCGATAGGGAAACGCTCCCTCTTCCTGAGGAAGAACCGAACAATGGAGCGGATACATCTGGAGCCGCTCACCTCGCTGATGGCAAAATGTCTGCCAGAGAGCGGACACACCCCTATGTTGAGCAAGCTCTAAGCACAGATACACTGtttcacacatcacacacaccagAAAGAAAATTACATTACGAGCTCCCTCGTACACAGATGGCACTGCCACGTAGCTCTGACACTTTGCATGGCACTGATAAACACAAATATACAGCCACATCTAAACTATCTACACCCACACAAGATCATCTACGCTCCAGGGTCCCATCTTTCACCTCCTCCCCCCCTGAGCAACATTCACGAACAACTTGGGAGATTAGCACCATCCCAATCCCACGTGGTGGAGCTGTAAGTGGGGCATCTGTAGAGAAACTACCGCATTCCTGGAGGAGCCAGCGAAGCACAGACAGACTTCACTCTGATTTGACCTCCACTGTCACCTCTGATCCTCTAACATCTTCCACCGACCTTCAGCAGGATGACTCAagcagcacacacactcacactgacCCCACTGCGTCATTATCATCCTTACAGGAACCAAGCAGAACTCATTCATCCACCACCCACACAACTGAGCCCGACAGCTCTGCTGGTGCTGTGGAGGCTGCTTCATTTCATCTAAACAGTACTGACTCATCGACATCAGCTGCGTCATATGTTACAAGTCAAACGGTTGCGTTCGAGGCCTCtgatacatttgaaaacacAGAGATGCTTGACAATCTTACTTCTTCCACAGAGAGTAAAACCAACTCTCCACAACGCACAGAGAGCTTCACACACTCGCCATCTCCTGATACATCCTCCCCATTTACCTGGACAAACAAAGAAGAACAAACGGCGACACAAAGAAATGAAGTAAATACAGAAATGGCTACTAACTCTCTCTCCTCATCGCCTGACTTTACCAAAGTCCATGATGGGACTTTGGGTTTCACAGATTTTTCTTCTTCACCCAGAGAAGATCTGACGTTGAGAGATGTAGTTACTGACACGGAAACGTACACCCTGCCTTCCACTAATACACTCCTACATGACGACTCGCCCACAAATTCACAGACTCCCGTCCCTGTTTTGTCCTCCAGTACATCCATACACTCATCAACACCTTCAAACACCCTCCAAACACACACTACATTTCCTGTTAGTTCAcattcaacacacacacccctgtCTTTGCCATCCATTACCACTGACTCCGctgcacacacactcctcaTCAACCACAAAACCACGCCTATACCCTCACAAACATCTTCACACACAACTCATGCACAGAACCACCTGCCTTTACCGTCTTCCACCGATGTCCCAGTCACACATAAACAGCTTAACAACTACCTTACTACTACCCAAACTTCTCTGGTCTCACTCACAACTGTAAAAGCAGATGATGGAAAAAGAGAGGTAGAAGTACAGAATGTGTCTTGGCAGTGGGTTCACAGCAGCACAACTACACAAACTCCCACGACTCAAGCTCCATCCTGGACAGCACCATATGACAGCAAGGAAAACCATGTGGTATTCACACCTTCTGTTTTAACCTCCGTGCCCAATTTAAGCTCCACAACCAGTCGGACACCCAAGTTCTACATTGTGCCGGACCAACCAGCAGCCATCAAAG TCGAGTCGATTGAGCTGCTGCTTCAGATCCTTGTAGAAGATTCCAGATCGGCTTTTACTTCTGGTTTGGAGGAAGACACCGCTGCCTGG GTGGATCCATACCTACGGAAAGTCCCGGGGTTCAGCAGGCTGCTGGGAGTCTGGAGTAG TGGCCATGCAGTGCAGAGTGTGGTGGAGTTTGAAACCAGCGGAGCTCTGCAGTGGCTCGGCATGACAGGACCCTCATCACTGTTGGAACGAACAGGACTATCTGAAGCTCTCAGCGAGGGGAGGAGCTTCAGATCATCCAAGATTACCAACATCACACTGGGAG GTCTGCAGGGTGATGTGTGTGACTGGTTACTACAATGTCCAGCAGGCTACAAGTGTGTGATTCAGCCTGGCACCTCAAACTATAGCTGTTCTTCAGTCTGCCACTTCGACTACTGCCACCACCACGGAATCTGTACTCACCACCCGGGACAACTTCCAGTTTGCCG CTGCCTCGTAGGAGTGGACTTCTGGTACATGGGTCAGAGGTGTGATCTGAGGATGACTCGAGCGCGTCTCGTGGGCGCATGTCTTGCCATCTTATTCGTCATGGTGACGATGATTGGTATTCTGGCTCTCGTTGCAGTGCGGCGCTACAGAGCCATTCTGATCCAGGCCAAAGTGGATCAGACTCGGAGCAG CTATCGCAGGTTCAACCATTTTGACGAGCTGTCAGGACGGTTCTGGTTGCGCTCATGGGCCGGATCAGCTGACTCACTGGATAATCCCGCTTTCACACGTTCCAATGAGCTGCTGCACCTGCGGGCGCTCGACCGCCCCTGCTGTTACCACGACGACACGCTGTCCCTGGCCTCCACCTCTGCCAGCCATGGGACACGCATCAATACAATCTAcccacacag CTCTCAGTATGGTTGGAGAGGAAGTGAGATGAGCATGGGGGATGGGGTGTTGGACTCGGGTAAGGCCAGTGACCTCTCTGTGTGTAGCTGGCCTGTGGAGCCCATCCAGTGGACTCCATTCCCACTTCTGCAGCAGCTGGCCTCCCACAGGACGCCCGCA GTGAGAGTGTCGAGGCCGCGGTCCTACTGTGAGGGCATGGAGCTGGTGGACCTGGGGAAGAGCTGGACTGCTTGA